The following proteins come from a genomic window of Candidatus Hydrogenedentota bacterium:
- a CDS encoding HAD-IA family hydrolase, with the protein MIRAVLFDLDGTLMDSTDAIVNSYFHTFDTIGEPRPERSVIIGTIGDPLHKQFPTMTSHDVDECIRIYRAYYAEHSAAITTLLPGVEETLEALAGRGIKMGFVTSKRREAAEMLLEHLGALHYMDARIGPLEVTEHKPHPEPVQKAMAVLGVTPEETVFVGDMHFDVLAGLAAGVVTLAVATGYETRAQLEALNPDATYDSMYEVRDHILGLL; encoded by the coding sequence ATGATACGCGCTGTACTTTTTGATCTCGATGGCACCCTGATGGATTCTACCGACGCCATCGTGAATTCTTATTTCCACACCTTCGATACCATTGGCGAGCCCCGTCCGGAGCGCAGCGTAATCATCGGTACCATCGGCGATCCCCTGCACAAGCAGTTTCCCACGATGACGTCTCACGATGTGGACGAGTGCATCCGCATTTATCGCGCCTACTACGCCGAGCACAGCGCCGCAATCACCACGCTTCTTCCGGGGGTTGAAGAAACGCTGGAGGCACTGGCCGGGCGGGGTATCAAGATGGGATTCGTGACCTCGAAGCGGCGCGAGGCCGCGGAAATGCTGCTGGAACATCTGGGCGCGTTGCACTACATGGATGCGCGTATCGGCCCCCTGGAAGTCACCGAACACAAGCCCCATCCGGAGCCCGTACAAAAGGCCATGGCCGTGCTGGGTGTCACCCCGGAGGAAACGGTGTTTGTGGGCGACATGCATTTCGATGTGCTGGCGGGCCTGGCCGCGGGTGTGGTTACCCTGGCGGTGGCCACAGGCTATGAGACCCGCGCGCAACTGGAGGCGCTGAATCCGGATGCGACCTATGACAGCATGTACGAGGTGCGCGACCATATCCTCGGGCTGCTGTGA
- a CDS encoding MFS transporter: protein MNDALTPESRRTFWLLVGNGAIVTMGSVFYSFETVMAGLAFELTGSTLLVGLLVTVATSGWFWPQLIVGSRIQHLPEKMPTYRLSAFLRVSGVSCMIASTWLLSDRGEILYWAILACTTLFAVGGGICVIPFMDILAKSIPVVHRPMLMAYRQSIGGVLGCVAGLVTVYILGEHSGLTYPYNYLTLFIVGGAINSVAYYCVVAIREPVEAVNPEQQTFGGFLAGGVRVFREDRDFRYYFYFRVCLYLAYMSQSLLVPFAMSRFDTPLEATGLFAAGIALTGGVFSLFWGRIARRIGEVGLFPLVSLLAFVPFGLMAVLAFLPEQNAIVQILAPRFHWVVLAVFACLTAARQGIDMAGSLYLLAMPPATLRPTYFAFMNSISAPLMLSPIFAGWLAGSASFVMAFTLSAIAALGMVVVSLTLKKR, encoded by the coding sequence GTGAATGACGCTCTAACGCCGGAATCTCGCCGCACCTTCTGGCTGCTGGTGGGCAATGGCGCCATCGTCACCATGGGCTCGGTCTTCTATAGCTTTGAGACCGTCATGGCGGGGCTGGCCTTCGAGCTCACCGGCTCCACCTTGCTGGTGGGCTTGCTGGTAACCGTGGCGACCTCGGGCTGGTTCTGGCCGCAGCTTATCGTGGGCAGCCGGATTCAGCACCTGCCCGAAAAGATGCCCACCTATCGGCTCTCGGCGTTCCTTCGTGTATCCGGTGTTTCCTGCATGATCGCGTCCACCTGGCTGCTTTCGGATCGCGGGGAGATACTCTATTGGGCGATCCTGGCCTGCACGACGCTCTTCGCGGTGGGCGGCGGCATTTGCGTCATCCCCTTCATGGACATCCTGGCGAAATCCATTCCCGTGGTGCATCGCCCCATGCTGATGGCCTACCGGCAATCCATCGGCGGCGTGCTCGGTTGCGTGGCGGGTCTTGTGACGGTGTATATCCTTGGTGAGCACAGTGGCCTCACCTATCCTTACAATTACCTCACCCTCTTCATCGTGGGTGGCGCGATCAACTCGGTGGCTTACTATTGCGTTGTCGCCATTCGCGAGCCCGTGGAGGCTGTGAACCCGGAGCAGCAGACTTTCGGCGGCTTCCTGGCTGGTGGCGTGCGTGTGTTTCGCGAGGATCGCGATTTTCGATACTACTTCTACTTCCGTGTGTGCCTCTACCTTGCCTACATGAGCCAGAGCCTGCTCGTGCCTTTTGCCATGTCGCGCTTTGATACGCCGCTTGAGGCCACGGGGCTTTTCGCCGCGGGCATAGCGCTCACCGGCGGCGTCTTCAGTTTATTCTGGGGCCGGATCGCACGGCGCATCGGCGAAGTGGGCCTTTTCCCGTTGGTAAGTCTGCTCGCCTTTGTACCCTTCGGCTTGATGGCGGTCCTGGCCTTTCTCCCCGAGCAGAACGCCATCGTTCAAATACTCGCACCGCGATTCCATTGGGTGGTGCTTGCTGTCTTTGCCTGCCTGACCGCCGCGCGGCAGGGCATTGACATGGCCGGAAGCCTATACCTCCTCGCCATGCCCCCGGCGACATTGCGCCCGACCTACTTCGCCTTCATGAATTCTATCAGCGCGCCTCTCATGCTCAGCCCCATTTTCGCGGGCTGGCTGGCCGGCTCGGCCTCGTTTGTGATGGCCTTTACGCTGTCCGCGATCGCGGCGCTGGGTATGGTGGTAGTGAGTTTGACGTTGAAGAAGAGGTGA